One segment of Streptomyces sp. TG1A-8 DNA contains the following:
- a CDS encoding STAS domain-containing protein, producing MLEDIRRTGERVTAALPEDVDLYTSPELHSAGERLIDDGCRHLVLDLSRVQNWDSTGITVFLSWYQRLAGSGGSLSLTGVGDHLQRVFSRLGLDTFLLITPGAAPLAVQPAGPRPGEGARTAG from the coding sequence GTGTTGGAGGACATCCGGCGTACGGGCGAACGTGTCACCGCCGCCCTGCCCGAAGACGTCGACCTGTACACCTCGCCCGAGCTCCACTCGGCCGGCGAGCGCCTCATCGACGACGGCTGCCGTCATCTGGTCCTGGACCTCTCCCGGGTCCAGAACTGGGACTCCACCGGCATCACCGTCTTCCTCAGCTGGTACCAGCGGCTCGCCGGCAGCGGAGGATCCCTCAGCCTCACGGGCGTCGGTGACCATCTGCAGCGCGTCTTCAGCCGCCTCGGCCTCGACACCTTCCTGCTCATCACACCGGGCGCCGCCCCCCTGGCCGTCCAGCCGGCCGGCCCGCGGCCGGGGGAGGGTGCCCGCACGGCCGGTTAG
- a CDS encoding STAS domain-containing protein, with the protein MTSDLGPAPEGVAASAPDGDVWVITLSGSFDLESIEGVERAADRALRSFAGPLVYDLGEVTFCDSALLNHLLGTVRTRPVGLVAPRTSVKRLLEITGTGGVLPHYPDLDAARAGLGAA; encoded by the coding sequence ATGACATCTGATCTCGGTCCCGCACCGGAGGGGGTGGCCGCATCAGCGCCCGACGGCGACGTATGGGTGATCACTCTGTCCGGCTCCTTCGACCTGGAGTCCATCGAGGGTGTCGAGCGCGCCGCCGACCGCGCCCTGCGCTCCTTCGCCGGACCCCTCGTCTACGACCTGGGAGAGGTCACCTTCTGCGACTCCGCCCTGCTCAACCATCTCCTGGGCACGGTGCGGACGCGTCCCGTCGGGCTGGTGGCCCCCCGGACTTCCGTGAAGCGGCTGCTGGAGATCACCGGCACCGGCGGGGTGCTGCCCCACTATCCGGACCTGGACGCCGCCCGGGCCGGCCTGGGTGCCGCCTGA
- a CDS encoding STAS domain-containing protein: MAEGRVAGTERAEHPSRLSVTATVAEGVRVLSVAGEIDHHTGDALRRALDVPDGPPRVVADLHRVTFMDSSGINILLAAHRTLTEAGGWLRLAAPTPSVLRTLQIVGIDSVIDCRDTLHQALDG, encoded by the coding sequence ATGGCTGAGGGAAGAGTGGCAGGGACCGAACGAGCTGAGCACCCGAGCCGGCTGTCGGTCACGGCCACCGTCGCCGAGGGTGTCCGCGTGCTGAGCGTGGCGGGGGAGATCGACCACCACACCGGCGACGCGCTCCGCCGGGCCCTGGACGTCCCCGACGGCCCCCCGCGCGTCGTGGCCGACCTGCACCGGGTCACCTTCATGGACTCCAGCGGCATCAACATCCTCCTCGCCGCCCACCGCACCCTCACCGAGGCGGGCGGCTGGCTGCGCCTGGCCGCACCCACCCCCTCCGTCCTGCGCACCCTGCAGATCGTCGGCATCGACAGCGTCATCGACTGCCGGGACACCCTGCACCAGGCCCTCGACGGCTGA
- a CDS encoding HU family DNA-binding protein, translated as MDKAQLIEATADCTTDTADGRKHAAEDVERVLDALFGTVEHPGTIAEALRRGETVLVGSFGSFQSDGRSAVFRPGRALTEYLHGTTR; from the coding sequence ATGGACAAGGCACAGTTGATCGAGGCGACCGCGGACTGCACCACGGACACGGCCGACGGCCGCAAGCACGCCGCCGAGGACGTCGAGCGGGTGCTCGACGCGCTGTTCGGGACGGTGGAGCACCCCGGAACCATCGCCGAGGCCCTCAGGCGGGGCGAGACGGTGCTCGTGGGCAGTTTCGGCAGTTTCCAGAGCGACGGTCGAAGCGCCGTCTTCCGCCCCGGCAGGGCACTCACGGAGTACCTGCACGGCACGACCCGCTGA
- a CDS encoding hydrophobic protein produces MVPLLLVLLLALVLFGAGFALKALWWVAVIVLVVWLLGFVVRSADGGGRKGRWYRW; encoded by the coding sequence ATGGTTCCCCTGCTTCTTGTTCTGCTGTTGGCCCTGGTCCTGTTCGGTGCGGGTTTCGCGCTGAAGGCGTTGTGGTGGGTGGCGGTGATCGTGCTGGTGGTCTGGCTGCTGGGCTTCGTCGTGCGCAGTGCGGACGGCGGTGGCCGCAAGGGTCGCTGGTACCGCTGGTAG
- a CDS encoding BTAD domain-containing putative transcriptional regulator codes for MRPQNDTPRADQAPAALLRLLGDFRLEVNRRNVYLPPSAQRLLACLALHAGGVARERASQLLWPDLPHARAGASLRSTLWRISRRSDQQGLVDLGAARLSVSGRVDVDLHTASRYAAELANGPTRDAPGVEIPPVLRQDLLPSWCEDWLTDAREHFHQTRLYALEAVSRHHRRQGHMCTALRYAMTAVEAEPMRESAHREVTAVHLAEGNTAEALRHFENYRRRLRGELGLPPSTGYRRLLAPYLGRPLD; via the coding sequence ATGAGGCCTCAGAACGACACTCCCCGCGCGGACCAGGCCCCGGCCGCCCTCCTCAGGCTGCTGGGGGACTTCCGCCTGGAGGTGAACCGGCGCAACGTCTACCTCCCGCCCTCGGCGCAGCGGCTCCTGGCCTGTCTCGCCCTGCACGCCGGAGGGGTCGCGCGCGAGCGGGCCTCGCAGCTGCTGTGGCCCGACCTGCCGCACGCCCGCGCGGGAGCGAGCCTGCGCTCGACGCTCTGGCGGATATCCCGGCGCAGCGATCAGCAGGGGCTGGTGGACCTGGGCGCCGCCCGGCTGTCCGTGTCCGGCCGCGTGGACGTCGACCTGCACACCGCCTCCCGCTACGCCGCCGAGCTGGCCAACGGCCCCACCCGCGACGCCCCCGGCGTGGAGATCCCGCCCGTCCTCCGCCAGGACCTCCTGCCCAGTTGGTGCGAGGACTGGCTCACGGACGCCCGCGAGCACTTCCACCAGACCCGCCTGTACGCGCTGGAGGCCGTCAGCCGGCACCACCGCCGCCAGGGACACATGTGCACGGCGCTGAGGTACGCGATGACGGCGGTCGAGGCCGAACCCATGCGGGAGAGCGCCCACCGCGAGGTCACCGCCGTCCACCTCGCGGAGGGCAACACGGCGGAGGCGCTGCGGCACTTCGAGAACTACCGGCGCCGGTTGCGCGGCGAACTGGGCCTTCCCCCGTCCACGGGCTACCGCCGCCTGCTGGCTCCCTACCTGGGCCGCCCCCTCGACTGA
- a CDS encoding DUF2945 domain-containing protein — MAKPKDTSGKREPSKGDKVAWNSHGSETSGTVEKKITKRTEAAGRTVDASPDEPQYEVRSDRSGRSAVHKASALKKKKRGSE, encoded by the coding sequence ATGGCGAAGCCGAAGGACACCTCGGGGAAGCGGGAGCCGTCCAAGGGCGACAAGGTGGCCTGGAACAGTCACGGCAGCGAGACCTCGGGCACCGTGGAGAAGAAGATCACCAAGCGGACGGAGGCGGCGGGACGCACCGTGGACGCCTCGCCGGACGAGCCCCAGTACGAGGTGCGCAGCGACAGGTCCGGCCGTTCGGCCGTGCACAAGGCCTCCGCCCTCAAGAAGAAGAAGCGGGGCTCCGAGTGA
- a CDS encoding ATP-binding protein, translating into MGEDGTVPDEWAIRTTVALDGDGSDIARARHLAVGFLTRVQGEYGLPVSARALDLTQLVVSELVTNARKYAPGPVLLDLRVVGDLIEVAVWDSDPVLPVARAADAGRVGQHGLEIVMAVSQGFEARREPVGKRITARLALLDDPGGAVTGYRPL; encoded by the coding sequence GTGGGTGAGGACGGCACGGTGCCGGACGAGTGGGCCATACGGACCACCGTGGCCCTGGACGGGGACGGTTCGGACATCGCCAGGGCCCGTCATCTGGCCGTCGGCTTCCTCACGCGCGTCCAGGGCGAGTACGGGCTGCCGGTGTCCGCCCGGGCCCTGGACCTGACGCAGCTGGTGGTGAGCGAGCTGGTCACCAACGCCCGCAAGTACGCGCCGGGTCCGGTGCTGCTGGACCTGCGGGTCGTGGGGGACCTGATCGAGGTGGCGGTGTGGGACTCCGACCCGGTGCTGCCGGTGGCCCGGGCGGCCGACGCGGGACGGGTGGGCCAGCACGGCCTGGAGATCGTCATGGCGGTCAGCCAGGGCTTCGAGGCGCGGCGGGAGCCGGTCGGCAAGCGCATCACCGCCCGCCTCGCCCTGCTGGACGACCCGGGCGGTGCGGTCACCGGATACCGGCCCCTCTGA
- a CDS encoding manganese catalase family protein → MFTHTQRLQFEAKPEKPDPPYAHKLQELVGGAYGEMSVMMQYLFQGWNARIKGKYKDLIMDIATEEIGHVEMLATMVARLLEGAPATATTKMATSDPAVGAVLGGMDPQQAIIAGGGALPADSNGYPWNGRYAVASGNLLADFYANVAAEAQSRLQTARLYNMTDDPGVKDMLRFNLARDTVHQNQWLAAIEQLREDGLEGVVVPGGLEEEEYREHAQTLWHLSDGTEAGAGLWATGPAPDGEHELTILNTPQPLGDIGMAPPPDPKLFATYDGSLGQPRGPVLGTETGVKGKIKDVLTPDE, encoded by the coding sequence ATGTTCACCCACACCCAACGTCTTCAGTTCGAAGCCAAGCCGGAGAAGCCCGATCCCCCCTACGCGCACAAGCTGCAGGAACTGGTGGGCGGCGCCTACGGCGAGATGTCGGTGATGATGCAGTACCTGTTCCAGGGCTGGAACGCCCGCATCAAGGGCAAGTACAAGGATTTGATCATGGACATCGCCACCGAGGAGATCGGCCACGTGGAAATGCTGGCCACCATGGTGGCCAGGCTCCTGGAGGGCGCGCCGGCCACCGCCACCACCAAGATGGCCACCAGCGACCCGGCCGTCGGCGCGGTCCTGGGCGGCATGGACCCCCAGCAGGCCATCATCGCCGGCGGCGGTGCGCTGCCCGCCGACAGCAACGGCTACCCCTGGAACGGCCGTTACGCCGTCGCCAGCGGCAACCTGCTGGCCGACTTCTACGCCAACGTCGCCGCCGAGGCGCAGAGCCGGCTGCAGACCGCGCGGCTGTACAACATGACCGACGATCCCGGGGTCAAGGACATGCTCCGGTTCAACCTGGCCCGGGACACGGTCCACCAGAACCAGTGGCTGGCGGCCATCGAGCAACTGCGCGAGGACGGCTTGGAAGGCGTGGTCGTACCCGGCGGTCTCGAGGAGGAGGAGTACCGGGAGCACGCGCAGACGCTGTGGCACCTCTCCGACGGCACCGAGGCCGGGGCCGGACTGTGGGCCACCGGCCCGGCACCGGACGGCGAGCACGAGCTGACGATCCTGAACACCCCGCAACCGCTCGGTGACATCGGCATGGCGCCCCCGCCCGACCCCAAGCTGTTCGCGACCTACGACGGGAGCCTCGGGCAGCCGAGGGGTCCGGTCCTGGGCACCGAGACCGGGGTCAAGGGAAAGATCAAGGACGTGCTGACCCCGGACGAATGA
- a CDS encoding STAS domain-containing protein, whose amino-acid sequence MLVVTERAGDRVTAALPEDVSLFTVPGLRAVGDRIIDEGCRHLTLDASHTQDLDSTGITALVTWYRRLEDLGGTLAVIEVSDHHHRLLTRLGLHTALAVSPRTGPAGPSRPAN is encoded by the coding sequence GTGCTGGTCGTCACCGAACGCGCGGGGGACCGCGTCACCGCGGCCCTGCCCGAGGACGTGAGCCTCTTCACGGTGCCCGGCCTGCGGGCGGTGGGCGACCGCATCATCGACGAAGGCTGCCGGCACCTGACCCTGGACGCCTCCCACACCCAGGACCTGGACTCCACCGGCATCACCGCCCTCGTCACCTGGTACCGGCGCCTGGAGGACCTCGGCGGCACCCTGGCCGTGATCGAGGTCAGCGACCACCACCACCGCCTCCTCACCCGGCTGGGCCTGCACACCGCCCTGGCCGTCTCCCCCCGCACCGGTCCCGCCGGTCCGTCCCGGCCCGCGAACTGA
- a CDS encoding Nramp family divalent metal transporter, protein MLGPALVVSVAYMDPGNFATNMTAGSRYGPRLLWVIVLANVVAVFVQYLACKVGVATGRDLPELCREHAPRALTHGLWVQAELVAMATDLAEFVGGAVALHLLFGLPTLPAAVIVAASSLVLLAVAPEGRRRFEVVTALLLLVLVLGFVYQSLRAGSWHGALAGMQPRLAGSQSLLLATGIIGATVMPHVIYLHSSLGKLPAGTPLTQKRRVLRAHRLSIGVALGLAGLVNAGMLTLAAATLHRSGRGGESLDGFHEGLGLALGPGAALAFALALLASGLASAGVGTFAGQVIMRGFLRRRVPLTVRRLLTMAPPLVLLALGTDPTGALVLSQIVLSFGIPFALAPLLWFTARRALMGPLVNRGVTTGAAVVICAAVSGLNLFLVVLAVRG, encoded by the coding sequence ATGCTCGGGCCGGCCCTGGTCGTCTCCGTCGCCTACATGGACCCGGGGAACTTCGCCACCAACATGACCGCGGGCAGCCGGTACGGCCCGCGGCTGCTGTGGGTGATCGTCCTGGCCAACGTGGTGGCGGTCTTCGTGCAGTACCTCGCCTGCAAGGTCGGCGTCGCCACCGGCCGGGACCTGCCGGAACTGTGCCGGGAGCACGCACCGCGCGCGCTCACCCACGGCCTGTGGGTCCAGGCCGAACTGGTGGCCATGGCCACCGACCTGGCCGAGTTCGTCGGTGGGGCGGTGGCCCTGCACCTGCTGTTCGGACTGCCGACCCTGCCGGCGGCGGTCATCGTCGCCGCCTCCTCCCTCGTGCTGCTGGCGGTGGCACCCGAAGGACGGCGCCGCTTCGAGGTCGTGACCGCGCTCCTGCTGCTGGTGCTCGTCCTGGGCTTCGTCTACCAGTCCCTGCGGGCCGGCTCCTGGCACGGAGCCCTGGCCGGCATGCAGCCCCGGCTCGCGGGATCGCAGAGCCTGCTGCTGGCCACCGGCATCATCGGCGCCACGGTCATGCCGCACGTGATCTACCTGCACTCCTCCCTCGGCAAACTGCCCGCAGGCACCCCGCTGACGCAGAAGCGCCGGGTGCTGCGCGCGCACCGCCTCTCCATCGGCGTGGCCCTCGGGCTGGCGGGCCTGGTCAACGCCGGGATGCTCACCCTGGCCGCCGCGACGCTGCACCGTTCCGGCCGTGGCGGTGAGAGCCTGGACGGCTTCCACGAAGGCCTCGGCCTCGCACTGGGCCCCGGCGCGGCCCTGGCCTTCGCGCTGGCCCTGCTCGCGTCGGGCCTGGCCTCGGCGGGCGTGGGGACGTTCGCCGGACAGGTCATCATGCGCGGGTTCCTGCGCAGGCGGGTGCCCCTGACGGTCCGCCGGCTGCTGACCATGGCACCGCCGCTGGTCCTGCTCGCGCTGGGCACCGATCCGACCGGGGCACTGGTCCTGAGCCAGATCGTGCTGTCCTTCGGCATCCCCTTCGCCCTCGCGCCGCTGCTGTGGTTCACCGCGCGGCGGGCGCTGATGGGCCCGCTCGTCAACCGGGGCGTCACCACCGGGGCCGCAGTGGTGATCTGCGCCGCGGTCAGCGGGCTGAACCTCTTCCTCGTGGTCCTGGCCGTGCGCGGATGA
- a CDS encoding DUF3140 domain-containing protein encodes MTSDEDRGEVWDTFRELVNMTPSALEKWLDTEDSRTAGQHKDGGESTGHASGRAIVGILRKKKGDLTDADYQHMRKVNGYIHRHLAQRPAGDVRDTRWRHSLMNWGHDPLTDK; translated from the coding sequence GTGACGTCCGACGAGGACCGGGGCGAGGTGTGGGACACCTTCCGCGAGCTGGTCAACATGACACCGTCCGCGCTGGAAAAGTGGCTGGACACCGAAGACTCCCGGACGGCCGGGCAGCACAAGGACGGGGGCGAGTCCACCGGTCACGCCTCCGGCCGCGCCATCGTCGGGATCCTGCGCAAGAAGAAGGGCGACCTCACGGACGCGGATTACCAGCACATGCGCAAGGTGAACGGTTACATCCACCGTCACCTGGCGCAGCGCCCGGCGGGGGACGTCCGCGACACCCGGTGGCGCCACTCACTGATGAACTGGGGCCACGACCCCCTCACCGACAAGTAG